The following coding sequences lie in one Rutidosis leptorrhynchoides isolate AG116_Rl617_1_P2 chromosome 4, CSIRO_AGI_Rlap_v1, whole genome shotgun sequence genomic window:
- the LOC139840896 gene encoding protein ALP1-like — MEKTFKMLQFLIDDDSDDEKIVNFVSSLAEEEVEGEASSSRVPRTRVYIPRDRESAADRLFNDYFADSPVYPENKFKRRFRMSRQLFLRIVEGISNFNSSDIPEYFMYFRERPDAAGRQSLTILQKCTAAIRQMAYGTTPDMFDEYIKIGEKTAALCLDYFCKCVFHLFAREYLRKPTAEDIARLYNFHAQKHGLPGMLGSIDCMHWEWKNCPVAWQGQYTRGDQKGPSIMLEAVASQDLWIWHGFFGMAGANNDINVLNASPLFNSIKDGTAPPSPFDVNGHHYDRGYYLGDGIYLDWAMLVKAPHSPIDEPQKKIKRFQESARKDIECAFGVLQGRFAMLKTPARSLDFNKIRRHMYACLVLHNMIQENNGFVIGRREERMIERNPPRRLQRDLRDRDARVKEIRDRQVHRKLEADLTEHVWNLSPYFRTANDE, encoded by the coding sequence ATGGAGAAAACGTTCAAGATGCTCCAGTTTTTAATTGATGACGATTCGGATGATGAAAAAATTGTTAACTTTGTTAGTAGTTTGGCCGAAGAAGAAGTGGAGGGAGAAGCTAGTAGTTCGCGAGTCCCTCGAACCCGAGTTTATATTCCAAGGGATCGTGAAAGTGCGGCTGACAGGTTATTCAATGATTATTTTGCGGATTCACCAGTGTATCCGGAAAACAAATTCAAACGACGTTTTCGAATGAGTCGTCAATTATTTCTCCGAATAGTCGAAGGTATATCTAACTTTAATAGTAGTGATATTCCCGAATATTTTATGTATTTTAGAGAACGTCCCGATGCCGCTGGTCGTCAAAGTTTGACAATATTACAAAAGTGTACCGCGGCCATACGTCAAATGGCGTATGGAACTACACCTGATATGTTTGACGAATACATAAAAATTGGTGAGAAAACTGCTGCTTTATGTTTAGATTATTTTTGTAAATGCGTATTTCATTTGTTTGCGAGAGAATATTTGAGAAAGCCAACAGCCGAAGATATTGCTCGGCTATATAATTTTCACGCCCAAAAACATGGTTTACCCGGTATGCTTGGTAGTATTGATTGTATGCACTGGGAGTGGAAGAATTGTCCTGTTGCATGGCAAGGACAATATACTAGAGGTGATCAAAAGGGACCATCCATTATGCTTGAAGCAGTCGCATCTCAAGATTTGTGGATATGGCATGGATTCTTTGGTATGGCAGGTGCAAACAACGACATTAACGTTTTAAATGCCTCACCGTTGTTCAACAGTATAAAGGACGGCACCGCTCCTCCTTCACCATTTGATGTAAATGGGCATCACTACGATAGAGGGTATTACCTAGGTGATGGTATATACCTTGATTGGGCTATGTTGGTCAAAGCACCTCATTCTCCTATTGACGAACCGCAAAAAAAAATTAAACGGTTTCAAGAAAGTGCCAGAAAAGATATTGAGTGTGCATTTGGAGTATTACAGGGTAGATTTGCAATGTTAAAAACACCGGCAAGATCTTTGGacttcaacaaaattagaagacatatGTATGCCTGTCTCGTATTACATAACATGATTCAAGAAAATAACGGATTTGTTATAGGTAGGAGAGAAGAAAGAATGATAGAAAGGAACCCACCACGACGGTTACAAAGGGATTTGAGGGATCGAGATGCAAGGGTTAAGGAAATAAGAGATAGGCAAGTTCACAGAAAGTTAGAAGCAGATTTAACCGAGCACGTTTGGAACTTATCCCCTTACTTTCGTACTGCTAATGATGAGTAG